A genome region from Marasmius oreades isolate 03SP1 chromosome 5, whole genome shotgun sequence includes the following:
- a CDS encoding uncharacterized protein (BUSCO:EOG0926522L) — protein sequence MMRPVVAKALRAAARPHLTTATASRSALVFTRQNHAHQETFEQFSERYVTFFQNAEDLFEVQRGLNNCFAHDLVPSLQVVDAAVRAARRVNDYSTAVRIFEGIREKVENVTQYQAYLQESKGLREELGISTREELFPNSS from the exons ATGATGCGCCCCGTCGTCGCCAAGGCTTTGCGAGCAGCTGCTCGTCCCCATCTTACAACAGCAACTGCCTCCCGTTCAGCTCTCGTTTTCACTCGTCAGAACCACGCGCACCAAGAAACCTTTGAACAATTTTCCGAACGCTACGTTACCTTCTTCCAAAACGCGGAGGATCTCTTTGAGGTGCAACGAGGGTTGAATAATTGCTTTGCGCATGACCTTGTACCGTCGCTGCAAGTTGTAGATGCCGCTGTGCGAGCTGCGAGAAGGGTGAATGATTATTCGACGGCAGTCAGGATTTTTGAAGGGATTAGAGAGAAGGTGGAGAATGTCACGCAGTATCAGGCGTATTTGCAAGAGTCGAAAGGGCTTAGAGAGGAACTCG GTATCTCCACGAGGGAAGAGCTTTTCCCGAATTCATCCTAG